One genomic region from Rosa rugosa chromosome 1, drRosRugo1.1, whole genome shotgun sequence encodes:
- the LOC133721394 gene encoding probable receptor-like protein kinase At2g23200, with the protein MENPHNCRTLHILLFSQLVLLLQFSSLHFLSLAYEVQEKYFVNCGSDATVDLNGRNFTGDLKPDSFSFSKESETIKGTNLTISSLYQTARVFSQQSYYNFEITETGTYLVRLHFFPFSSASSNLSTGIFNVSDSKFTLLNNFTAKINSTSNSAIIKEFFLGINSTSNSFKLYFTPQASSFAFVNAIEVFLAPSNFTPENHNSNLPLHTTYRVNVGGTELSPDNDTIWRNWETDDIYLSDPNSAKDVPYKQVLNHEIKDQADDFVASTNFIAPDLVYQTAKEMNSTTSRPANSSNITWSFSVSRNARHIVRVHFCDIVSESFYTIVFDLYSNGNFRKQIVGRESRFALVLATPFYYDFVVNASESKLINISIAPNMKNTTIPNAFLNGLEILEILEGTALIYNLEESKKVNVALVVGSVLGGGLFLFIIGFMLCLRHRKAKKRNRGGISHNLGLKISFAQIRSATKNFDPKMQIGVGGFGHVYKGTLSNGTKVAVKRCKQEGQRSGQGLPEFETEIIVLSKIRHRHLVSLIGYCDEGSEMILVYEFMEKGTLRDHLYESDVPRLSWKQRLEICIGSATGLDYLHKGAEGGIIHRDVKSTNILLDENLVAKVADFGLSRSGPLDETHVSTVVKGTIGYLDPEYMMSQQLTEKSDVYSFGVVLLEVLCGRPAIDITLPREKVNLAEWVVLCKKQGLLEEVIDVSLKGHIDPSSLRHFIETAEKCLQHDSSDRPTMAEVLWDMDYTLKLHQTARLGEAHEDSTTTASSAFLLPNIRHFASLGSTVNRADMRDDEMESTESEIFSQLRIGEAR; encoded by the coding sequence ATGGAAAATCCTCATAATTGTAGAACCCTCCATATCCTTTTGTTTTCTCAGCTTGTTCTTCTCCTTCAGTTCTCATCCCTTCACTTTCTCTCTTTAGCTTATGAAGTCCAAGAAAAGTATTTCGTCAATTGTGGATCAGATGCTACTGTGGACCTCAATGGTCGGAATTTCACTGGGGATTTGAAGCCtgattccttctctttctcaaaGGAAAGTGAGACTATCAAAGGCACCAACCTTACGATATCAAGTCTCTACCAGACAGCAAGAGTTTTCAGTCAACAATCCTACTACAATTTCGAAATCACTGAAACCGGTACTTATCTGGTACGCCTGCACTTCTTTCCCTTTTCTTCGGCCTCAAGTAATCTTTCTACTGGAATTTTTAATGTTTCGGATTCCAAGTTCACTCTGTTGAACAATTTCACTGCCAAGATCAATAGTACTAGCAACTCTGCTATAATAAAGGAATTCTTTCTTGGAATTAATAGTACTAGCAACTCATTTAAACTATATTTTACACCTCAAGCATCATCTTTTGCTTTTGTAAACGCCATTGAAGTCTTCCTTGCACCTTCAAATTTCACCCCTGAGAATCACAACAGTAATCTTCCTTTACACACAACTTACCGAGTGAATGTTGGAGGCACAGAGCTCTCACCAGATAATGACACAATATGGAGAAACTGGGAAACGGATGATATCTATCTGTCTGATCCAAACTCTGCGAAGGATGTCCCTTACAAACAAGTGCTTAATCACGAAATTAAGGATCAAGCTGATGATTTTGTTGCATCTACTAATTTTATTGCCCCGGATTTGGTTTACCAGACAGCTAAGGAGATGAATAGTACTACTAGCAGGCCAGCCAATTCCTCCAACATAACATGGTCTTTTAGTGTGAGCAGGAACGCTAGGCACATTGTCCGTGTACACTTCTGTGACATTGTTTCTGAGTCCTTTTATACTATAGTGTTTGACTTGTATTCGAATGGCAACTTCCGTAAGCAGATCGTTGGACGGGAGTCCCGTTTTGCTCTTGTGTTGGCTACTCCTTTCTACTATGATTTTGTGGTGAATGCTAGTGAGTCTAAACTCATTAACATCAGTATAGCCCCTAACATGAAGAATACAACAATTCCAAATGCCTTTCTGAATGGGTTGGAAATATTGGAGATATTGGAGGGAACAGCTCTAATTTATAATTTGGAAGAGTCCAAGAAGGTAAATGTGGCTCTTGTGGTTGGTTCAGTTCTTGGAGGAGGCCTGTTTCTTTTCATCATTGGATTCATGTTGTGTTTGAGACACAGAAAGGCGAAAAAGAGAAACAGAGGTGGGATTTCCCACAACCTTGGGTTGAAGATATCTTTTGCTCAAATCCGGTCTGCAACAAAAAACTTTGATCCGAAAATGCAGATAGGTGTGGGTGGTTTTGGGCATGTTTATAAAGGAACTCTCTCTAATGGCACCAAAGTGGCTGTGAAGCGTTGTAAGCAAGAGGGCCAAAGGTCAGGCCAAGGCCTTCCAGAATTTGAAACAGAAATCATAGTGTTGTCGAAAATCCGCCACCGCCATCTTGTCTCCTTAATTGGTTACTGTGATGAAGGGTCTGAGATGATACTAGTGTATGAGTTCATGGAAAAAGGGACCTTGAGAGATCATTTGTATGAATCGGATGTGCCTCGCTTGTCGTGGAAGCAAAGACTTGAAATTTGCATAGGTTCAGCAACTGGACTTGATTATCTCCATAAAGGTGCAGAAGGGGGCATCATCCACCGTGATGTGAAGTCCACCAACATATTGCTTGATGAGAACCTTGTTGCTAAAGTCGCTGACTTCGGGCTTTCGAGGTCTGGCCCTCTTGATGAAACTCATGTCAGCACGGTTGTGAAAGGCACTATCGGTTACCTTGATCCCGAGTACATGATGTCACAGCAGTTGACAGAGAAGTCTGATGTGTACTCATTTGGTGTAGTTCTTCTTGAGGTGTTATGTGGAAGACCTGCTATTGATATAACGCTTCCAAGAGAGAAAGTGAACTTAGCTGAATGGGTTGTGCTGTGCAAGAAACAAGGGTTGCTAGAAGAGGTCATTGACGTTTCATTGAAGGGTCATATTGATCCTAGCTCACTGAGACATTTTATTGAGACTGCAGAGAAGTGTTTGCAACACGATTCTTCTGATAGGCCCACTATGGCTGAGGTGCTGTGGGATATGGACTATACATTGAAGCTTCATCAAACTGCGAGGCTTGGAGAAGCCCATGAGGACAGCACTACCACTGCTTCATCAGCTTTTTTACTACCAAATATTCGGCATTTTGCTTCACTTGGTTCGACAGTTAACAGAGCTGATATGAGGGACGATGAGATGGAGTCCACAGAAAGCGAAATTTTCTCCCAACTGAGAATCGGCGAGGCCAGATAA
- the LOC133714784 gene encoding uncharacterized protein LOC133714784, whose amino-acid sequence MEILQKGRVHVPICCLLVFLLQFSNLHFLSFADDYYINCGSDANVNLTTGQNFVGDSNSGSSFSKSDAITYMNQLPASVSPLYQTARASSDPFYYEFKITIGTYLVRLHFLAFSSTSSNLSSAVFDVLDSTKFTLLNNFTAKNSTSSPLIKEFFIRIDSTDSFRLYFTPRTSSLAFVNAIEFLAIPSDFTNFIPENYTSNFPLQTIYRVNVGGPSQNDTLWRSWETDDTYLPDPNSAKDSNKGTLNRNYVGEIDGLVASNASVAPDWVYQTAKVMNITASRPANSSNITWSFRVSGNARHIVRAHFCDIIDQPYNVVFNLYSNGNLRKEIGSSNNTISGLSALPFYYDFMVSPSESELISITIRPNVEDATVQNAFLNGLEVLEIMEGVASIPNVKESKKNMVALVVGSVLGGLSLICVLVAGFVFCSRHRKAEKRVEIADWSPMLENGGSSYSRGTERTITGSPMNLMNLGLKISFAEIQSATNKFDTKLMIGKGGFGNVYRGTLYNGTKVAVKRAYKRDEHGSGSGQGRPEFQTEIMVLSKIRHRHLVSLIGYCDERSEMILVYEFMEKGTLRDHLYDSNLPRLTWKQRLEICTGAARGLHYLHTGAAGGIIHRDVKSTNILLDENHVAKVADFGLSRSGPLDETHVSTNVKGTFGYLDPEYMMSQQLTEKSDVYSFGVVLLEVLCGRPAIDPTLPREQMNLAEWGMLCKKKGLLEQIVDFPLKNQINPSSLRKFGDTVEKCLQEDASVRPTMADVLWDLEYALQLQQTTKLKEAHEDSTTIDGSSAAYRLPVVQRFPSLGSTINGDDMRDDELDTTENEIFSQLKIGDAILEKSTMEHVHIPLLSLLVFLLNLSSLHFLSLADDYYINCGSHDNASLNTTGQNFSGESKSGYSFSKSKAVVKDINQLLDIAPLYKTARGFSKAFYYQFNITQNGTYLVSLHFLAFSSSSSSSNNLSTAVFGVLDSKNFTLLNNFTAKNSTNYPVIKEFFVRIDITDSFRLYFIPQPSSFAFVNAIELFLAPSDFIPENNISNLPLHTIYRLNVGGSPWNDTKGRNWETDDSHLSDPNSAKNATPKSELNLNYLPGPVDGLFLSNYTFAPIQVYETAKHMSNSSSRPAISSNVTWFFSVSRKARHIVRAHFCDIIGQPGEIIFNLYSNGNLRKEISNISQYPAVPFYYDFLVNSSESELINITVKPKSESADAFLNGLEILEIVEGLAPIPTVRDSKKNIVAPVVGSVLGGLSLICVLIVGFVFGFRHRKAKKRVETSVWSPMPANGGGSSHSSALNLNYLGLKISFNEIQSATNNFDTNLVIGKGGFGNVYRGTLLNGTKVAVKRAYKRDEHGSGSGQGLPEFETEIIVLSKIRHRHLVSLIGYCNERSEMILVYEFMEKGTLRDHLYDSDVPRLSWKQRLEICTGAARGLHYLHTGAAGGIIHRDVKSTNILLDENHVAKVADFGLSRSGALDETHVSTNVKGTFGYLDPEYMMSEQLTEKSDVYSFGVVLLEVLCARPAIDPTLPREQMNLAEWGMLCQKRGLLEEIVDSPLKGQIDPNSLRKFGETVEKCLQEDACDRPTMADVLWDLEYALQLQQTTKLKEAHEDSTNIDASSAAFSLPNVQRFPSLGSTRNGDDIREADLETTESEIFSQLKIGDAR is encoded by the exons ATGGAAATTCTTCAAAAGGGCAGAGTCCATGTCCCCATATGTTGTCTGCTTGTTTTTCTCCTCCAATTCTCAAACCTTCACTTTCTCTCTTTCGCTGATGATTACTACATCAATTGTGGCTCGGATGCTAATGTGAACCTCACTACCGGCCAGAATTTCGTTGGAGACTCGAATTCTGGTTCCTCTTTTTCCAAAAGCGACGCCATCACATACATGAACCAGTTGCCAGCTTCAGTATCACCTCTCTACCAGACAGCCAGAGCTTCCAGTGATCCGTTCTACTATGAGTTCAAGATCACTATTGGTACTTATCTGGTACGCCTACATTTCTTGGCTTTTTCTTCCACCTCAAGTAATCTGTCCTCAGCTGTTTTTGATGTTTTGGATTCTACAAAGTTCACACTGTTGAACAATTTCACTGCCAAGAATAGTACTAGTTCTCCTTTGATAAAGGAGTTCTTTATCAGAATTGATAGTACTGACTCATTTAGACTGTATTTTACACCCCGGACATCATCTTTGGCATTTGTAAATGCCATTGAATTCTTAGCCATCCCTTCAGATTTCACCAACTTCATTCCTGAGAATTACACCAGTAATTTCCCTTTACAGACAATTTACAGAGTGAATGTTGGGGGCCCTTCACAAAATGATACATTGTGGAGAAGCTGGGAAACGGATGACACTTACCTGCCTGATCCAAACTCTGCTAAGGATAGCAACAAAGGTACCCTCAATAGGAATTACGTCGGAGAAATTGATGGTTTGGTTGCATCTAATGCGTCTGTTGCCCCGGATTGGGTTTACCAGACTGCTAAAGTGATGAATATCACTGCTAGCAGGCCAGCCAATTCCTCCAACATAACTTGGTCTTTTAGAGTGAGTGGGAATGCTAGACACATTGTGCGGGCTCACTTCTGTGACATTATTGATCAGCCCTATAATGTTGTATTTAACTTGTATTCCAATGGCAACTTGCGCAAGGAGATTGGTAGCAGCAATAACACGATTTCTGGACTTTCGGCCCTTCCTTTCTACTATGATTTTATGGTGAGTCCGAGTGAGTCTGAACTCATTAGCATCACCATAAGACCTAACGTGGAAGATGCTACAGTTCAGAATGCATTTCTAAATGGGCTAGAAGTATTGGAGATAATGGAGGGTGTAGCTTCAATTCCTAATGTGAAAGAGTCCAAGAAGAATATGGTGGCTCTTGTTGTTGGTTCAGTTCTTGGAGGCTTGTCACTCATCTGCGTTTTAGTAGCTGGATTTGTGTTCTGTTCGAGACACAGAAAGGCAGAAAAGCGAGTTGAAATTGCAGATTGGTCACCAATGCTTGAAAATGGAGGGAGCTCCTACAGCAGAGGGACTGAAAGAACCATCACTGGATCGCCTATGAATCTAATGAATCTTGGGTTGAAGATATCTTTTGCTGAAATTCAGTCTGCAACAAACAAGTTTGACACCAAATTGATGATAGGTAAGGGTGGCTTCGGGAACGTTTATAGAGGGACTCTATATAATGGCACAAAAGTGGCTGTAAAGCGAGCTTATAAGCGAGATGAGCATGGGTCAGGATCAGGCCAAGGCCGTCCAGAATTTCAAACAGAGATTATGGTGTTGTCCAAGATTCGCCACCGCCATCTTGTGTCCTTAATTGGTTACTGTGATGAAAGGTCTGAGATGATACTAGTCTATGAGTTCATGGAAAAGGGGACCTTGAGAGACCATTTGTATGATTCGAACTTGCCTCGCTTGACATGGAAGCAAAGACTTGAAATTTGTACTGGAGCAGCAAGGGGTCTTCATTATCTCCACACAGGTGCAGCTGGGGGAATCATTCACCGAGATGTCAAGTCCACCAACATATTGCTTGATGAAAACCATGTCGCCAAAGTTGCTGACTTTGGGCTTTCAAGATCTGGACCTCTTGATGAAACCCATGTCAGCACAAATGTCAAAGGCACTTTTGGTTACCTTGATCCTGAGTACATGATGTCTCAACAACTGACAGAAAAATCTGATGTTTACTCATTTGGTGTAGTTCTTCTTGAGGTGTTATGTGGAAGACCTGCTATTGATCCAACACTTCCAAGAGAGCAAATGAATTTAGCTGAATGGGGAATGCTGTGCAAGAAAAAAGGGTTGCTTGAACAGATTGTTGATTTTCCATTAAAAAATCAGATTAATCCTAGCTCACTGAGAAAGTTCGGTGATACGGTTGAGAAGTGTTTGCAAGAAGATGCTTCTGTTAGGCCAACAATGGCCGATGTGCTGTGGGATTTGGAGTATGCATTACAGCTTCAGCAAACAACAAAGCTTAAAGAGGCTCATGAGGACAGCACAACAATTGATGGTTCATCAGCAGCATATCGTTTGCCAGTTGTTCAACGCTTTCCTTCACTTGGTTCAACCATAAATGGAGATGATATGAGAGACGACGAATTGGACACAACAGAAAACGAAATTTTCTCCCAATTGAAAATTGGTGATGCCA TATTAGAAAAATCAACCATGGAACATGTTCATATCCCATTGCTCTCTCTGCTTGTTTTTCTCCTCAACCTGTCATCCCTTCACTTTCTCTCTTTAGCCGATGATTATTACATCAACTGTGGCTCACATGATAATGCGAGCCTCAATACTACTGGCCAGAATTTCTCCGGGGAATCGAAGTCTGGTTACTCTTTCTCCAAAAGCAAGGCTGTTGTCAAAGACATCAACCAGTTGCTAGATATAGCACCTCTATATAAGACAGCAAGAGGTTTCAGTAAAGCATTCTACTACCAGTTCAACATCACTCAAAATGGTACTTATCTGGTAAGCCTACATTTCTTAgctttctcctcctcctcctcctcctcaaatAATCTCTCCACAGCTGTTTTCGGTGTCTTGGATTCTAAGAATTTCACGCTGTTGAACAATTTCACTGCCAAGAACAGTACCAACTACCCTGTGATAAAGGAATTCTTTGTCCGAATTGATATTACCGACTCATTTAGACTATATTTTATTCCTCAACCATCATCTTTTGCATTTGTAAATGCCATTGAATTATTCCTTGCCCCTTCAGATTTCATCCCTGAGAACAATATCAGTAATCTCCCTTTACACACAATTTACCGACTGAACGTTGGAGGCTCACCATGGAATGACACAAAAGGGAGAAACTGGGAAACAGATGATAGTCATCTTTCTGATCCAAACTCTGCAAAGAATGCCACTCCTAAAAGTGAACTTAATCTAAATTACTTGCCAGGACCAGTTGATGGTCTATTCCTATCCAACTATACTTTTGCCCCAATTCAGGTTTACGAGACTGCTAAACATATGAGTAACAGTAGTAGCAGGCCAGCCATATCCTCCAACGTAACATGGTTTTTTAGTGTGAGTAGGAAAGCTAGACACATTGTCCGGGCTCACTTCTGTGACATTATTGGTCAGCCTGGTGAGATTATATTTAACTTGTATTCAAATGGCAACCTCCGCAAGGAGATCAGCAACATTTCTCAATATCCGGCTGTTCCTTTCTACTATGACTTTCTGGTGAATTCTAGTGAGTCTGAACTCATTAACATCACCGTAAAACCTAAGAGTGAATCTGCAGATGCTTTTCTAAATGGTTTGGAAATATTGGAGATAGTGGAGGGATTAGCTCCAATTCCTACTGTGAGAGACTCCAAGAAGAATATTGTGGCTCCCGTGGTTGGTTCAGTTCTTGGAGGCCTGTCACTCATATGCGTTTTAATAGTTGGATTTGTGTTCGGTTTCAGACACAGAAAGGCGAAAAAACGTGTGGAAACTTCAGTTTGGTCACCAATGCCTGCAAATGGAGGAGGGAGTTCTCACAGCTCCGCTCTCAATCTTAATTACCTTGGGTTGAAGATATCTTTTAATGAAATTCAGTCTGCAACAAACAACTTTGACACAAATTTGGTGATAGGTAAGGGTGGCTTTGGGAATGTTTATAGAGGGACTCTCTTGAATGGTACAAAAGTGGCTGTGAAGCGAGCTTATAAGCGAGATGAGCATGGATCAGGTTCAGGCCAAGGTCTCCCAGAATTCGAAACAGAAATCATAGTGTTGTCGAAAATCCGCCACCGCCATCTTGTCTCCTTAATTGGTTATTGTAATGAAAGGTCTGAGATGATACTAGTGTATGAGTTCATGGAAAAAGGGACGTTGAGAGATCATTTGTATGATTCGGATGTGCCTCGCTTGTCATGGAAGCAAAGACTTGAAATTTGTACTGGTGCAGCAAGGGGTCTTCATTATCTCCACACAGGTGCAGCTGGGGGAATCATTCACCGTGATGTCAAGTCCACCAACATATTGCTTGATGAAAACCATGTAGCCAAAGTTGCAGATTTTGGCCTTTCGAGATCTGGAGCTCTCGATGAAACGCATGTCAGCACCAATGTTAAAGGCACTTTTGGTTATCTTGATCCTGAGTACATGATGTCTGAACAGTTGACAGAAAAATCTGATGTTTACTCATTTGGTGTAGTTCTACTTGAAGTGTTGTGTGCAAGACCAGCTATTGATCCAACGCTTCCAAGAGAGCAAATGAACTTGGCTGAATGGGGAATGCTTTGCCAGAAAAGAGGGCTGCTTGAAGAGATTGTTGATTCTCCACTAAAGGGTCAGATTGATCCTAACTCACTGCGTAAGTTTGGTGAGACGGTTGAGAAGTGTTTGCAAGAAGATGCTTGTGATAGGCCAACAATGGCGGATGTTCTGTGGGATTTGGAGTATGCATTACAGCTTCAGCAAACAACAAAGCTTAAAGAGGCTCATGAGGACAGCACAAACATTGATGCTTCATCAGCAGcattctctttgccaaatgttCAGCGTTTTCCTTCACTTGGTTCGACGAGGAATGGAGATGATATCAGGGAAGCTGACTTGGAGACGACAGAAAGtgaaattttctctcaattgaAAATTGGTGATGCCAGATAA
- the LOC133721401 gene encoding cytochrome P450 81Q32-like — MDGLFFCTSLSLIFILLITIKFLFRTKHHSHTNLPPSPPTVPIIGHLHLLQPLVHRTFHHLSQIYGPVFSLWFGSHRVVVVSSSSIAEECFTKNDIVLANRPRFMLAGKHMGYNYTNVVESPYGDHWRNLRRISTTEIYSPSRLNMFSSIRTDEVKQLLFKLSHNSREDFAKVDLRSMLSELTFNIIMTMVAGKRYYGDDMSDKEEAKQFRDLMSEGLSYAGATNPSDFVPILKWFGGGGFEKKVMDLGKRMDAFLQGLIDEQNPSKTTSDRTANTLIHHLLSLQESQPEYYTDQIIKGLILIMLLAGTDTSSLTMEWAMSNLLNHPEVLKRARAELDAEFGQERLIDEPDIFKLPYLQSIISETLRLYPTAPLLVPHYTSDDCTIGGFDVPCDTIVMINVWAIHRDPTLWDDPESFKPERFANGGEEPYKFMPFGQGRRACPGMGLAQRVVGLALGSLIQCFDWEKVSEMKVDMTEGKGLSMPKAVPLEAMCKARPIVNKVLS; from the exons ATGGATGGCCTGTTCTTCTGCACATCTCTGTCCCTCATCTTCATCCTCTTGATCACCATCAAATTCCTATTTCGAACAAAACATCACAGTCACACAAACCTCCCACCAAGCCCTCCAACTGTACCAATTATAGGCCATCTCCATCTCCTACAACCGTTAGTCCATCGGACCTTCCACCATCTCTCACAGATATATGGCCCTGTTTTCTCCCTCTGGTTTGGCTCACATCGTGTGGTTGTGGTCTCTTCGTCCTCAATTGCTGAAGAATGTTTCACCAAAAATGATATAGTTCTGGCAAACCGTCCTCGCTTCATGCTCGCAGGCAAGCACATGGGCTACAACTACACCAATGTGGTGGAGTCCCCATATGGGGATCACTGGCGCAACCTACGCCGCATTAGCACTACCGAAATCTACTCTCCCAGTAGGCTCAACATGTTCTCGAGCATCAGGACGGACGAAGTCAAGCAATTGCTGTTCAAACTCTCACACAACTCCCGTGAAGATTTTGCAAAGGTGGACTTGCGATCCATGCTCTCTGAGCTGACATTTAACATCATAATGACAATGGTGGCAGGGAAGAGGTATTATGGAGATGACATGTCAGACAAAGAAGAGGCCAAGCAGTTCAGAGATCTCATGAGTGAGGGTTTGTCGTATGCTGGTGCAACAAACCCCTCAGACTTTGTGCCTATTTTGAAATGGTTTGGGGGTGGTGGGTTTGAGAAGAAGGTGATGGACTTGGGTAAGAGGATGGATGCTTTCTTGCAAGGTTTGATCGATGAGCAGAATCCGAGTAAAACTACTTCAGATCGTACAGCAAATACTTTGATCCACCATTTACTTTCTCTGCAAGAATCACAGCCTGAGTATTACACTGACCAAATTATCAAAGGGCTTATACTG ATCATGCTTTTGGCGGGTACTGATACATCATCCCTAACAATGGAATGGGCCATGTCCAATCTGCTCAACCATCCTGAGGTGCTAAAAAGGGCTAGAGCTGAACTGGATGCTGAATTTGGACAAGAACGCTTAATAGACGAACCAGATATCTTCAAACTACCTTACCTACAAAGTATCATCTCTGAGACTCTCCGATTGTACCCTACAGCACCACTACTAGTACCACATTATACATCTGATGACTGCACCATTGGAGGATTTGACGTGCCATGTGACACGATAGTAATGATCAATGTGTGGGCCATACACAGAGATCCAACGTTGTGGGATGATCCTGAAAGCTTCAAGCCTGAGAGGTTTGCAAATGGTGGAGAAGAGCCATACAAGTTCATGCCATTTGGACAAGGAAGAAGGGCTTGCCCTGGCATGGGCTTGGCCCAACGTGTGGTTGGCTTGGCTTTGGGATCATTGATTCAATGTTTCGATTGGGAAAAAGTCAGTGAGATGAAGGTTGATATGACTGAAGGTAAAGGACTCTCAATGCCTAAAGCTGTGCCACTGGAGGCTATGTGCAAAGCACGCCCAATTGTGAACAAGGTTCTCTCTTAG
- the LOC133721353 gene encoding cytochrome P450 81Q32-like, producing MDGVLFYTSLSLIFILSITFKYFFRTKQHRHTNLPPSPPSLPVLGHLHLLSPSLHRTFHQLSQKYGPVVSLWFGSRRVVVVSSSSTAQECFTQNDLVLANRPRFMLTGKHLGYNYTTVVESPYGDHWRNLRRIGTAEIYSTSRLNIFSGIRKDEVKKLLFKLSRSSREDFAKVDLRSMLSEMTFNIIMTMVAGKRFYGDDVSDKDESKRFRDIMREAFTYGGVTNPSDFLPTLKWFGSGAGFEKKVMDLSKRMNAFLQGLIDEQQLSKTTSGQSEASTMIHHLLSLQESEPEYYTDQIIKGHILVMLLAGTDSSSLTLEWAMSNLLNHPEVLKRARAELDAKFGQERLIDEPDIFELPYLQGIISETLRLYPTAPLLVPHYTSDDCTIGGFDVPCDTIVMINAWAIHRDPTLWDDPESFKPERFANGGEEPYKLMPFGQGRRACPGMGLAQRVVGLTLGSLIQCFEWEKVSEMKVDMSEGKGLTMPKAVPLEAMCKARPIVNKVLS from the exons ATGGATGGCGTTTTGTTCTACACATCTCTGTCCCTCATCTTCATCCTCTCAATCACTTTCAAATACTTTTTTCGAACAAAACAACACCGCCACACGAACCTCCCACCAAGCCCACCTTCTCTTCCAGTTCTTGGCCATCTCCATCTCCTAAGCCCCTCACTTCATCGAACCTTCCACCAACTCTCACAGAAATATGGCCCCGTCGTTTCCCTCTGGTTTGGCTCACGTCGCGTGGTTGTAGTGTCTTCATCCTCAACAGCTCAAGAATGTTTCACCCAAAACGACCTTGTTCTGGCAAACCGTCCTCGCTTCATGCTCACAGGCAAGCACCTAGGCTACAACTACACCACCGTAGTGGAGTCTCCTTATGGCGATCACTGGCGCAACCTACGCCGCATTGGAACCGCAGAGATCTACTCTACCAGTAGGCTCAACATTTTTTCAGGCATCAGAAAGGATGAGGTCAAGAAATTGCTGTTCAAACTTTCACGCAGCTCACGTGAAGATTTTGCAAAGGTGGACTTGAGATCCATGCTGTCTGAGATGACCTTCAACATCATAATGACAATGGTGGCAGGGAAGAGGTTTTATGGGGATGATGTTTCGGACAAAGATGAGTCCAAACGGTTCAGAGATATCATGAGGGAGGCTTTCACATATGGTGGCGTAACAAACCCCTCAGACTTTCTGCCTACTTTGAAATGGTTTGGGAGTGGCGCCGGGTTTGAGAAGAAGGTGATGGACTTGAGTAAGAGGATGAATGCATTCTTGCAAGGTTTGATCGATGAGCAGCAGCTGAGTAAAACTACATCAGGTCAGAGTGAAGCAAGTACGATGATCCACCATTTACTTTCTCTGCAAGAATCAGAGCCGGAATACTACACCGACCAAATTATCAAAGGGCATATACTG GTCATGCTTTTGGCGGGTACTGATTCGTCATCCTTGACACTGGAATGGGCCATGTCCAATCTGCTCAACCATCCTGAGGTGCTAAAAAGGGCTAGAGCTGAACTGGATGCTAAATTTGGACAAGAACGCTTAATAGATGAACCAGATATCTTCGAATTACCTTACCTACAAGGTATCATCTCTGAGACTCTCCGCTTGTACCCTACAGCGCCACTACTAGTACCACATTATACATCTGATGACTGCACCATTGGAGGATTCGACGTGCCATGTGACACGATAGTAATGATCAACGCGTGGGCCATACACAGAGATCCAACATTGTGGGATGACCCTGAAAGCTTCAAGCCTGAGAGGTTTGCAAATGGTGGAGAAGAGCCATACAAGCTCATGCCATTTGGACAAGGAAGAAGGGCTTGCCCTGGTATGGGCTTGGCCCAACGTGTGGTTGGCTTAACTTTGGGATCATTGATACAATGTTTCGAGTGGGAAAAAGTCAGTGAGATGAAGGTTGATATGAGTGAAGGTAAAGGACTCACAATGCCTAAAGCTGTGCCACTGGAGGCTATGTGCAAAGCCCGCCCAATTGTGAACAAGGTTCTGTCTTAG